One genomic window of Pempheris klunzingeri isolate RE-2024b chromosome 12, fPemKlu1.hap1, whole genome shotgun sequence includes the following:
- the pik3ap1 gene encoding phosphoinositide 3-kinase adapter protein 1 isoform X2, whose protein sequence is MEVPISSVESAKPESLSANELLILHTPEAHEWGIYLQQILKSSRKFHKKSILLYAVGPDDQLHGYNFEHFRSSKCIVLLLTGALLDMLCDPELQRGLQRLLYPPHRVVALLCGISEDDILTETFEDWPSWRKLSAEDEPALYISTILESITDSRRVESEYVREAAAAAAAELHITAVSSTENPTADETEEVVSEEQKETVLKDEEPVSTGDSTSKEIRASTHPTCITVQPNRVLCRERETLFIIFTHKVDDQSVLEVEFSSENVAAKRVPGTLENECTISVTAPDMPAGVVSLTLYTDQSCVSLRPVTYYTYMGEVSRYLETATDPVNFICQAFNLTSSATESLDNLLTDSLKSSMPATGLQMFGIRQIEEDNMASYQRNEELPTLLHFAAKYGLKKLTTILLQCPGALQAYSVMNKHGDYPNTLAEKSGFTDLRQFMDDFFDTADLLKTHFEGSVKTEERAQVYEMMTASEDIMMKFSGCSEEIYESMLGIDPECAEDLYEVMNAVDENPEEAMLRKFFQAKPHASVNKDENEHLQSKEEEKDDRDALVQTEEEENPYDLCPEDIYYTVDANSTQNAGILNRPPAPMPRPEPEFEPEKRMAYISRVFSDKGTSQSGTMEAGCPAAPVEPAPPSPVYDPYAGMKTPGQRQLISLQERVKVGEITVDEAVQEFKAWQFDHERRANSIRYQQENLKKLRDSITRRHKDRQKTGKELDYEISAPLQRNLYWGSNMTLECSVYEATPRMVGPPPPSAGQVIHRGSWKTGSTSSTSSTESNRLSTHSTFSYSSGTEPDLEETIENLPPPPRPQRPSDTAAHISAPRIPPRIPERVPEKMQHERYISCPTRALPQIPTQRHTDSAPPIPRRLR, encoded by the exons ATGGAAGTACCCATTTCAAGTGTTGAATCAG CAAAGCCCGAATCACTCTCAGCAAATGAGCTGTTAATTCTGCACACACCTGAGGCGCACGAATGGGGAATATATTTGCAGCAGATCTTGAAATCCTCCCGAAAGTTCCACAAAAAGTCTATATTGCTGTATGCGGTTGGCCCGGATGATCAGCTCCATGGATATAACTTTGAACATTTCCGAAGCTCCAAATGCATTGTGCTGCTCCTCACGGGAGCATTGCTGGACATGCTCTGTGACCCTGAGCTACAGAGAGGGCTCCAGAGACTCCTTTATCCCCCACACAGAGTGGTGGCGCTGCTGTGCGGCATCTCAGAAGACGACATACTGACGGAGACCTTCGAAGACTGGCCGAGCTGGAGAAAACTCTCTGCTGAGGACGAGCCTGCTCTCTACATTTCCACCATTTTGGAGTCCATCACTGACA GCAGACGAGTGGAAAGTGAATATGTGCGCGAAGCTGCGGCTGCAGCAGCGGCAGAGTTGCACATCACAGCGGTCTCTTCAACTGAAAATCCCACTGCTGATGAAACAGAGGAGGTGGTGTCAGAAGAGCAAAAAGAAACTGTCCTGAAGGATGAAGAACCAGTGAGCACGGGGGATTCAACGAGCAAGGAAATTAGGGCTTCCACACACCCCACCTGTATCACCGTCCAACCAAACAGAGTCCTGTGCAGG gAACGGGAGAcactttttatcattttcacgCACAAAGTAGATGATCAGTCCGTGCTGGAGGTGGAGttttcatctgaaaatgtaGCAGCAAAAAGGGTCCCAGGCACTCTGGAGAACGAATGCACTATAAGTGTTACTGCACCTG ATATGCCTGCTGGAGTGGTATCGCTCACCCTGTACACTGACCAATCCTGTGTCAGCTTGAGGCCTGTCACTTATTATACCTATATGGGAGAAGTCAGTCGGTATCTCGAAACTGCTACTGATCCTGTTAACTTCATCTGTCAG GCCTTCAACTTGACATCCAGTGCAACAGAATCACTGGACAACCTGCTAACTGACTCGCTAAAATCCAGTATGCCCGCAACTGGTCTTCAGATGTTTGGAATCAGACAGATTGAAGAAGACAATATGGCTTCCT ATCAGCGTAATGAGGAACTTCCCACGTTGCTCCACTTTGCTGCTAAGTATGGCCTTAAGAAGCTGACCACCATTCTCCTTCAGTGTCCTGGGGCTCTGCAGGCCTACAGCGTGATGAACAAGCATGGAGACTACCCAAACACACTGGCAGAGAAGAGTGGCTTCACTGACCTCAGACAGTTCATGGATGATTTTTTT GACACAGCAGACCTGCTCAAGACACACTTTGAGGGCTCCGtcaaaacagaggagagggcACAGGTGTATGAGATGATGACTGCCTCAGAAGATATCATGATGAAGTTCTCAGGTTGCTCAGAGGAAATATATGAGTCAATGCTGGGGATTGATCCTGAATGTGCCGAGGACCTAT atgaaGTTATGAATGCAGTAGATGAGAACCCTGAGGAAGCTATGCTTAGGAAGTTCTTCCAAG CAAAACCACATGCCTCTGTAAACAAGGACGAGAACGAGCACCTTCAAAgtaaggaggaggaaaaagatgaCCGTGATGCTTTAGTTCAaactgaagaagaggagaatcCATATGACCTCTGCCCAGAAGATATCTACTACACCGTGGATGCAAACAGTACGCAGAACGCAGGAATCCTTAACCGTCCACCAGCCCCCATGCCCAGACCTGAGCCCGAGTTCGAGCCTGAAAAGCGTATGGCCTACATCTCTAGAG TATTTTCAGATAAAGGTACGTCCCAGAGTGGAACGATGGAGGCGGGATGTCCTGCAG CTCCAGTTGagcctgcccccccctctcCCGTGTACGACCCCTATGCTGGGATGAAGACACCTGGACAGAGACAGCTCATATCTCTGCAGGAGAGGGTGAAAGTGGGAGAAATTACTGTGGATGAGGCCGTCCAAGAGTTCAAAGCCTGGCAGTTCGACCACGAGCGGAGGGCCAACTCCATACGCTATCAGCAG gaAAATCTGAAGAAATTACGAGACAGCATCACCAGGCGTCACAAAGAtagacagaagacaggaaagGAACTGG ATTACGAGATCAGCGCTCCGCTGCAGAGGAACTTGTACTGGGGCTCCAATATGACATTAGAGTGCTCCGTGTACGAGGCGACACCGAGAATGGTGGGGCCCCCCCCACCTTCTGCAGGCCAGGTGATCCATAGAGGCAGCTGGAAGACAGGTAGCACGTCCAGCACATCCA gTACTGAGAGCAACAGACTCAGCACTCACAGCACCTTTAGCTATAGCAGCGGGACAGAGCCTGACTTGGAG gagACAATAGAAAATCTCCCTCCTCCGCCACGACCTCAGCGACCGTCTGACACAGCAGCTCACATTTCTGCACCCAGGATTCCTCCACGGATCCCAGAAAG GGTGCCAGAGAAGATGCAGCATGAGCGTTACATATCCTGCCCGACCCGAGCACTTCCTCAAATACCCACTCAGAGGCACACAGACTCAGCACCTCCCATACCTCGGCGCCTGCGGTGA
- the pik3ap1 gene encoding phosphoinositide 3-kinase adapter protein 1 isoform X1, with translation MEVPISSVESAKPESLSANELLILHTPEAHEWGIYLQQILKSSRKFHKKSILLYAVGPDDQLHGYNFEHFRSSKCIVLLLTGALLDMLCDPELQRGLQRLLYPPHRVVALLCGISEDDILTETFEDWPSWRKLSAEDEPALYISTILESITDSRRVESEYVREAAAAAAAELHITAVSSTENPTADETEEVVSEEQKETVLKDEEPVSTGDSTSKEIRASTHPTCITVQPNRVLCRERETLFIIFTHKVDDQSVLEVEFSSENVAAKRVPGTLENECTISVTAPDMPAGVVSLTLYTDQSCVSLRPVTYYTYMGEVSRYLETATDPVNFICQAFNLTSSATESLDNLLTDSLKSSMPATGLQMFGIRQIEEDNMASYQRNEELPTLLHFAAKYGLKKLTTILLQCPGALQAYSVMNKHGDYPNTLAEKSGFTDLRQFMDDFFDTADLLKTHFEGSVKTEERAQVYEMMTASEDIMMKFSGCSEEIYESMLGIDPECAEDLYEVMNAVDENPEEAMLRKFFQAKPHASVNKDENEHLQSKEEEKDDRDALVQTEEEENPYDLCPEDIYYTVDANSTQNAGILNRPPAPMPRPEPEFEPEKRMAYISRVFSDKGTSQSGTMEAGCPAAPVEPAPPSPVYDPYAGMKTPGQRQLISLQERVKVGEITVDEAVQEFKAWQFDHERRANSIRYQQENLKKLRDSITRRHKDRQKTGKELDYEISAPLQRNLYWGSNMTLECSVYEATPRMVGPPPPSAGQVIHRGSWKTGSTSSTSSTESNRLSTHSTFSYSSGTEPDLEETIENLPPPPRPQRPSDTAAHISAPRIPPRIPERADDLTVQAVSRRVPEKMQHERYISCPTRALPQIPTQRHTDSAPPIPRRLR, from the exons ATGGAAGTACCCATTTCAAGTGTTGAATCAG CAAAGCCCGAATCACTCTCAGCAAATGAGCTGTTAATTCTGCACACACCTGAGGCGCACGAATGGGGAATATATTTGCAGCAGATCTTGAAATCCTCCCGAAAGTTCCACAAAAAGTCTATATTGCTGTATGCGGTTGGCCCGGATGATCAGCTCCATGGATATAACTTTGAACATTTCCGAAGCTCCAAATGCATTGTGCTGCTCCTCACGGGAGCATTGCTGGACATGCTCTGTGACCCTGAGCTACAGAGAGGGCTCCAGAGACTCCTTTATCCCCCACACAGAGTGGTGGCGCTGCTGTGCGGCATCTCAGAAGACGACATACTGACGGAGACCTTCGAAGACTGGCCGAGCTGGAGAAAACTCTCTGCTGAGGACGAGCCTGCTCTCTACATTTCCACCATTTTGGAGTCCATCACTGACA GCAGACGAGTGGAAAGTGAATATGTGCGCGAAGCTGCGGCTGCAGCAGCGGCAGAGTTGCACATCACAGCGGTCTCTTCAACTGAAAATCCCACTGCTGATGAAACAGAGGAGGTGGTGTCAGAAGAGCAAAAAGAAACTGTCCTGAAGGATGAAGAACCAGTGAGCACGGGGGATTCAACGAGCAAGGAAATTAGGGCTTCCACACACCCCACCTGTATCACCGTCCAACCAAACAGAGTCCTGTGCAGG gAACGGGAGAcactttttatcattttcacgCACAAAGTAGATGATCAGTCCGTGCTGGAGGTGGAGttttcatctgaaaatgtaGCAGCAAAAAGGGTCCCAGGCACTCTGGAGAACGAATGCACTATAAGTGTTACTGCACCTG ATATGCCTGCTGGAGTGGTATCGCTCACCCTGTACACTGACCAATCCTGTGTCAGCTTGAGGCCTGTCACTTATTATACCTATATGGGAGAAGTCAGTCGGTATCTCGAAACTGCTACTGATCCTGTTAACTTCATCTGTCAG GCCTTCAACTTGACATCCAGTGCAACAGAATCACTGGACAACCTGCTAACTGACTCGCTAAAATCCAGTATGCCCGCAACTGGTCTTCAGATGTTTGGAATCAGACAGATTGAAGAAGACAATATGGCTTCCT ATCAGCGTAATGAGGAACTTCCCACGTTGCTCCACTTTGCTGCTAAGTATGGCCTTAAGAAGCTGACCACCATTCTCCTTCAGTGTCCTGGGGCTCTGCAGGCCTACAGCGTGATGAACAAGCATGGAGACTACCCAAACACACTGGCAGAGAAGAGTGGCTTCACTGACCTCAGACAGTTCATGGATGATTTTTTT GACACAGCAGACCTGCTCAAGACACACTTTGAGGGCTCCGtcaaaacagaggagagggcACAGGTGTATGAGATGATGACTGCCTCAGAAGATATCATGATGAAGTTCTCAGGTTGCTCAGAGGAAATATATGAGTCAATGCTGGGGATTGATCCTGAATGTGCCGAGGACCTAT atgaaGTTATGAATGCAGTAGATGAGAACCCTGAGGAAGCTATGCTTAGGAAGTTCTTCCAAG CAAAACCACATGCCTCTGTAAACAAGGACGAGAACGAGCACCTTCAAAgtaaggaggaggaaaaagatgaCCGTGATGCTTTAGTTCAaactgaagaagaggagaatcCATATGACCTCTGCCCAGAAGATATCTACTACACCGTGGATGCAAACAGTACGCAGAACGCAGGAATCCTTAACCGTCCACCAGCCCCCATGCCCAGACCTGAGCCCGAGTTCGAGCCTGAAAAGCGTATGGCCTACATCTCTAGAG TATTTTCAGATAAAGGTACGTCCCAGAGTGGAACGATGGAGGCGGGATGTCCTGCAG CTCCAGTTGagcctgcccccccctctcCCGTGTACGACCCCTATGCTGGGATGAAGACACCTGGACAGAGACAGCTCATATCTCTGCAGGAGAGGGTGAAAGTGGGAGAAATTACTGTGGATGAGGCCGTCCAAGAGTTCAAAGCCTGGCAGTTCGACCACGAGCGGAGGGCCAACTCCATACGCTATCAGCAG gaAAATCTGAAGAAATTACGAGACAGCATCACCAGGCGTCACAAAGAtagacagaagacaggaaagGAACTGG ATTACGAGATCAGCGCTCCGCTGCAGAGGAACTTGTACTGGGGCTCCAATATGACATTAGAGTGCTCCGTGTACGAGGCGACACCGAGAATGGTGGGGCCCCCCCCACCTTCTGCAGGCCAGGTGATCCATAGAGGCAGCTGGAAGACAGGTAGCACGTCCAGCACATCCA gTACTGAGAGCAACAGACTCAGCACTCACAGCACCTTTAGCTATAGCAGCGGGACAGAGCCTGACTTGGAG gagACAATAGAAAATCTCCCTCCTCCGCCACGACCTCAGCGACCGTCTGACACAGCAGCTCACATTTCTGCACCCAGGATTCCTCCACGGATCCCAGAAAG AGCCGATGATCTTACAGTGCAGGCTGTGTCTCGCAGGGTGCCAGAGAAGATGCAGCATGAGCGTTACATATCCTGCCCGACCCGAGCACTTCCTCAAATACCCACTCAGAGGCACACAGACTCAGCACCTCCCATACCTCGGCGCCTGCGGTGA